AGCACTTCCTGAGGATGACCTTCCTCTTCGATTTTCCCCTTGTGCAGGAAGATCACATGGTTCGACACGTTGCGCGCAAATCCCATCTCGTGCGTGACCACGATCATCGTGCGTCCTTCTTCCGCCAGCGACTGCATCACTTTCAGTACCTCGCCGACCAGTTCCGGATCGAGCGCGGACGTGGGTTCGTCAAACAGCATGACTTCCGGCTCCATCGCCAGCGCGCGTGCAATGGCTACCCGTTGTTGCTGGCCGCCAGACAGATGAGACGGGTATTTGCTTTCCATGCCGGCCGTGAGCCCCACCTTGGTTAGATACTTGCGGGTCCGCTGCTCCGCTTCGGCACGACTCAAACCCAACACGCTGAGGGGCGCCTCGATGATGTTTTCCAGCACGGTCATGTGCGCCCACAGGTTGAAGTGCTGAAACACCATCGAAAGCCTGGTGCGCATTTTCTGCAACTGGCGGTGATCGCTAACCTGCAACGCGCCGTTTCTGTCGAGCGTCGTCTGGACCTCTTCCGCGTTGAGGATGATGCGCCCCGCGCAAGGCCGCTCGAGAAAATTTATGCACCGCAAAAAAGTGCTTTTCCCGGAGCCGCTCGAACCGATGATGCTGATGACATCGCCAGCCTTTGCCTTGAGCGATACGCCTTTCAGAACCTCGTTGTCACCGAATTTCTTGTGCAGATCGTCGACAGTCAGCTTATACATTCTCGATACACTCCATCTTGGCCGCAGGCAGCCAGGTTCAATGCCCTTGCGGCTTCAAAAAGGCCAGCAAGCGTGTTTCCATCCGGCGAAACGCCCATACGAGCGCGAATACGATGCAGGCGTACATGACGGCGGCAATGGTGTAGGCCTGGAAGGATGCATAGGTTGCAGAGTTGACGTCGCGCGTCACCTTCAGGATGTCTGGTACGGTGGCCGTGAATGCGAGCGTCGTCGCATGC
The DNA window shown above is from Paraburkholderia sp. BL10I2N1 and carries:
- a CDS encoding ATP-binding cassette domain-containing protein encodes the protein MYKLTVDDLHKKFGDNEVLKGVSLKAKAGDVISIIGSSGSGKSTFLRCINFLERPCAGRIILNAEEVQTTLDRNGALQVSDHRQLQKMRTRLSMVFQHFNLWAHMTVLENIIEAPLSVLGLSRAEAEQRTRKYLTKVGLTAGMESKYPSHLSGGQQQRVAIARALAMEPEVMLFDEPTSALDPELVGEVLKVMQSLAEEGRTMIVVTHEMGFARNVSNHVIFLHKGKIEEEGHPQEVLVNPKSERLSQFLAGNLK